The genomic DNA CTTTGAATATCAAAGcaagcaggaagaaaatcacCTAAAGATTTACTTGCATACATTTGCAAAACCTGAAGTCACAGCAGATCATCAGCCCAAGTCTACCTAAAACCATGCCGATACTAAAAGAAAGTCAGGATTCATGTGAATTATCCCGAGGCTCATAATGTTTTTTCCTCCACCTTTGAATAACTGCCAAGATTCTCATGAAAAGCAGTGGCTTCTCAGCTCCTGTTCTGTGTGTCAGTGCTGAGCTCATGCCCAGGAGCACAAGAGCTGAcctgctctgctgtcccagcttCTTTGgcccagctgcttctgctgcagctgttcacGTGGGACCCTCAGGTCAGACAGCTCCTCCACTGGAGACAATTCAAAGCCTTTCAAGTTCTGTGCAGCTCAGCTATTGCCAAACTCCTGTTTGCAATGCCATTTATGGTCCTTCTCCTGGTGAGAGCCTGCTGCTGTATTTAGACACGCAGGGAAGAAGAGCAGACAGAAGTTTCTGCCCCACTGAAGCAGCCAGCTGTTCTTTCAGATTGTTATTCCACTGGTGATGgcagcttctcttcctctcctgtctGGGAAAACGGGGGGATTTAAGGGCTGTCTCTGGTGTGATAATGGGGGTCTCTGTGTTGGCAGCTTCCCTGACCCCACCTCTGCTGAGGGTCCTGGCAGATGGGTACCATTTACTGGTGGAGCTGGCAGACATGGGACCGGCCTTCCAGTTCCGGGTGCTCTACTGGAAGAAGGGCCACGAGAGCAGGGTGAGTTTGACCCCCAGGTTTTAGGCTATAACAGAGAGTGCCCAGAGGGAATGCACACAGACATTGCCCAGAGGTTGTTTGccagtcccagctcctgctgtggggcTGAAGGTCCTGCCTGGAGTGGGTTTGCACACACCAGTGGGTTGCTGTGGTTTCCTCATGGAGAAGCTTGTCTGTTATTTccacatttccttctctgggaAAAGGAATCCTCTCACATGCCTCAACTATAGATAGAAACCAGAAGTCAGGAACCAAAGGTGTTTGTGCTGACTTCTCTCTCTGAACCTCACCTGGTTTACTCAGACTGTGATTAAGGTGTCACACTGAGGTGCTGACaagttttctccattttctgagCCAGAAATTGCAACATTAGTAGTCCTTGATGGATTTTTGTTCCATTTATTTATCTGTTCTGGCTTTCAGTCTATGTAAACTTCTAGCTTGTACGACTTCCTGCAATGAGGAATTCTGCAACATAAGTGTTGTGCTGTTGTCCCCAAAACTTGATTTGGGGATAGAGAGAACAATTATTCCCCATTCACTTCCCCTACCACTCTATTAGTTTTATATTCTACATCTTTTTCCAGGCCAAAGACTCCCAGGCTCCTTAGCTGTTCCCTGTGGAAGCCCTCACAGCTATTTTTGTCTTTACCAGGGTGGCAAGGGAGAAACCTGCACAGTCCAAGGTGCAGGAACAGTTTGTATTAGCaccataaaacaaaacaagtctTCCCACTCCCTTGTCTCTCCAGCAATTGTTAATGTGACTACCACAGAGCTGACTGTCCCATGAAACCTGAACCCCAAGTTCCTGTTGCTGATGGAGGATGCTGTGAAAATGTAGGAGAAAAATTCTCACGAGCATAATTCCACATTTATCTGTGTTGAATTGCTTTTGTTGCTTTATTACAAgatcctcctgctgctcttcacagCTGTCTGTCACCTTCACTCTTGTGAAGCAGGTTTTTAGTACCACTAGCATgtatcagttttcatttttcttcctgatcaCCTCTACTAAAACGTGAGTCCCCACCATGACTTCCTGCCACTCTCAATTAGCAATTTATTCATACAAAAGTCTTTAGTCTACAAGAAGGCATCAGGAGCGGGACTGTTCCCTGTGAAATCCAAGTAAATGAGATCAACCTTGCCCGTGGGCTTTCTGACACCTTAAAAACAATCAATAGGTTTGTATCTGATGGTGTTTTATATCAGCTCTTCTTCAGTATGTGATCTTAATCACCCAAACAATAATTCCAAACTTCAGAATACTTTCTACCAACTGGCCTGTTGCAAACATTATTCTTGCTGGTCAATATGAGTCCTATGCTGGGACTCttatcatttttttaaattatggttACATTTGGCATGTCTCATTTGATGCTTTTGCAAGAGGTCACCCCAGGTAGTCATACACCTGATTTTGGCCTTGAAATCTTTTCAAGCTAATGGCCCTCCATATCATGTTCTGTGGAGAAGGCTATTTTGGTGGTGGGAAGGACTTGCACTGCCAGGAGTGCCCTCCTGGCTTGTTGGAGTTTTTTATGTGTGTGGAGCTGGGGGCTGATCAGGCCTTCTGTGAGAGCAGGTTTTgcatctgcagcacagcaagaggAGCAGTTGGGTAGCTGTTACCCATCCTCTCAAGGCTGGGGAGACTGGAAATAGCAACTTCATTTTGCTAGCAGTGAATGCAGACCTACTtatggcaaaaaaaataatgtccTGCTGATCATATGCTGCTTAAGCTTTGCTGGAGTGTGTTACAGTTCACTCACCCCTCACCAGCCTAGTCCATCCCCTCTCTGAGCTCTCTGGCACAGCTCTCACACCCCATCACAGTATGGTTCTGGCACAGGCATGATTTTGGCACCCACCACACCCAGAAAAAACTCAGATCAGTTGAGGCCTCAGACATTCCCCTCCCACCAAGGCAGCAGGTTCTGGTCTAGTGTTGTGGCCCAGCATCGTCATTATGACTCTGGCTTACAGCTTCTTCCTtccatcccctcctgcccttccaggTGGGTGTGGGCTCATTCTGCACTCCACTGTGCTTTcttgtttgctgcttttgtcCCTCTTTTGTTCTACTCACACAGGCCCCACTGacacctcctgctgctcccttctTTTCTCGCTGGCCAAGCATCATGGTGATGTTAGATGATTTTCTgcgtttttcttttttctacccTCTGTGTTCTTTACACATCTGTTTGGAGCTCTGTAGCCTATTATTGCATTTGCAGCTAGTTTTCCCAGTATTTCTCCCTGCCCTGATacacagaaaggcaaaacatATTCCAAAGTCCCTGTCCTATCTTGGTTCTCCCTGGGAACCAAGGCTGAAAAACAGCTCTTCCAGACACATTGTCATCAACAAAGTTCAGTTCCATCTGAGGGGAGAGGATTTAGAAGGGGCTTGAACTGGGGGGAAATTGCATCACTACTTGTGCTCCTAATTGGTGCTTTTTGTCAATTATGCTAATTTACTAAACTTATAAATCTGTGTTCACCCTTGGGGGGTGGGCTTTTGTGGACATTTTCCATATCTGCCCCTGGAGGCCTTCAATAAAATCAACCTTTATATCACCTCCTATGCTAATATTATCTCAAGAGTGTGCGTTGGTTCATTTATAGGCTCTCTAAGGCATCAGTGGTAGAGCTGCTCTTTGATGGCAGATCCTTGCCCTGTGTCCTGATGCTTTCTCTTCTGGGCCTGTGGCAGGTGCAGCAGAAGGTGATGAAAGAGGTGAACTCCATGGTTCACCTGGACACCatggaggcaggagctgagtATTGTGTGAAAGCTCAGACCCACGTCGAGGCCAtcaacaggagcagcagcttcagccCGACACACTGTGTGAGGGCTCAGCGTAAGAGCCagccttccctcctgctcccctgctgTAGTCATGCCCAAAGCCCTTCCCTTTGTTTCCACCCCAGTCTCCTGCCTTGTTTGCAGATGTGctgccctttttttccttgggagaGATAAAACAGGAAGACTCAGCAGTGCCACCCCCCGCCGCTGGCACTGGAGTTTGCCAGGGAGGGATCTCACCAGGGTGGGTGGAAGAGCAGCCACACAGGGTTCAGGCTGGCTGCAGTGAGTGCTTGCTCCCTACAGTCTCTCTGAGaagttttgctgcttctctcgTTTCCAGGTGACACATCCGTGTGGCTGGTTACTGCCCTCACCTCCTCTGCTGGCTTTGCTGTGGCAGCTTTAACCCTGCCTTTCCTTACCTGGAAAATAAGCAAAATCTGTCAATATTCCTGCTGCCCCGTTGCTGTCCTGCCAGACACACTGGTAActttttttactgtgctttgTTGGGTTTTAGTGTGCTGGGTATTCACAGGAGCATGGGGCaggcagaaaaagcagattCCCAGGAAGCCTTGCCCATTTCCACgtgaggagctgagctgcagggatcAAGCAGCCCTGAACTGGCTGCACAGCTGTCACTGCCTTTGGCCCAGAGCCCTGAACAGGGAAGATGCTCCTGGTGCTTCTGGGGAAATGGCTTGGGAGGCAGGGActgaccctgcctgagcagctgctccctgaaCCAAACAGCTGTGCCACTGTCAACACCGCTCCACGTCCCCTGCCACCATCCCTGAGCTTCTCAGCAACTTGCTAAAGATAAATCAATCAAAAGCTCCTCAGGAATATGTTTAAATGTCCAGTTCAAGTAAGAATGCAGGTTAGCAGCTTCTGTGGCTGTGGGTTCTCTGGGCAGCTATGGCAGGAAGGGTGAGAAGAACGCTTTTTGGGAAAAAGGACAAGTAGATTAACTCATTAGCCTGAGTGTGTTTGAGTGAGTGcatctgttttccagaaagaatCAGAGCCCCCCACCCAGCTGATCCTGCATGGCAGTGAAGAAGCTGAGAAATGTGACCTGATGGTGGTTGTGACGCCCTCAGAAGAAGTTCTCCAGCTGTGGATTCAAAAAACACTTTAGAGCaccccagaaaacaaacagcccCTTTGCAGCATCTTCATCCATCTACATCAAAAGCAAGTAAAGGTGACAGCTGCCATTTCCTGTCCTTCCCCTTCATATCCCCAGGAGCAGACATGAGGTGACCCACGCTCCCTTTCTTAGCCACATCGGTGCTCCCAAGGCAGAGCTCATCCTTCAGCCACCAGGATGTCACCAGAGCAACACATGGAGAGCCCAGTCCCTTAGTTCCAAATCATTTCAGCCTCAGTGCTTTTACCTCTGAGCTTTTTACGTGGCTAAACCAGCTGGAATGACCAGGGGGGAAAATGCAAACCCTGAAGTGAAAAGGGTGTTGGCAGTGAGTGGATGTAGCACCCTAACCTGTGCATGTGACAGGTCACAATGCTGCTGCCACCAAAACTTGCAGACAACACCATGAGGGATGCCTGGCTTTCACCAGTGCTTTGGAAGGAGTGATGTGGGAAACAGTCAGATTTCCAAGGTGGTTGGAGGGAGCACTGGGAAcctcctggggagcagagctttGCAAGACCAGCAGCATCACTGACAATGAATTGCTCCAATATCACCTAGTCAGGGTGtcaaaaatgcaaaagctgcttagacatgaaggaaaaaccaggactgtcagggagaaaaaaattagggGTGAATTATTTAAATGAGAGACGATTGGAGTGGAGAAAGATtgggaaaagacagagaaaggtAGGCTCCAGAAATAGcaaatgaaatgggaaaagagaaaaaaaggtgtgaaTCGTGGTCAGGATGGTCCAGGGTGCCTGCTGGGCATCCCAGTGGTTCAACACCATGCCTGAAGCAGGACAGTGATTATTTCACATGAGGCAGATATGTTGCTGTGGTCAGGAGGACCAGAGTGAGGGGCAAATGCAGTGCTTATCTGGGCAAACAGAGGAATATCAGGCTGTATGGATCAAGCATCACAGCATTACCATTTAGTGACCGTTCCGGGCCTGATAACATCATTATCCTCCAGGTATCTGTCCTGTTAAGGAAGGAAATTGCAAAAGACAAGAGAAATTCCTTctaaatacaaataaatcacTGGTGTTGTGTACAATGCAATTATAGTTGTCACattggaaaaaagtaatttttcaccTGTTAAGCAGAGACTTGTGTCAGCAGGGCATGAAAAGACATTGATCtgggaagcttttttttttcaaaagctctcAGTGGTTTTAATGAAATGTAAGACATCTCAAAGAATGTACCTTTTCCAGTTTCATTCTTGCAACCTTATGTGAGGCCATCAGGTGGCAACAAAGCACCgtggaaaagcagaagtgaCTCGAGTCTCAGTACCGGTGTCCTGTCGAGGCAATGAGCTCCCTGGGTCCTGGCCAGCACCTCATTTTCGTGTTGCAGCCCACTTGCCCGGTTTATTCCTGTCTCATTAGCTTCTGTCTGGACAATACTGGAGTGCAGTGCTTTGGTGTTGAATTGTAAGATTGATTTTTTTGAATACTGGGCAAATTACAAGGTGAGAAAATCTATGCAGGTCTGGGCATTGAAGAATCACTGTTCATTACCAGTTTGTTGATAATTGGGAAATGCCTGGTTACAAGCACCCATGGGATGCTGGGCCCAGAGATTATTTggaagcaaagaggaaaagggcATCTTCATGGGCTGATATGCCAAGTGCCCAGCCCATCTCATCCTCCCTAAaccaagctggagcagcagtgggaggcaACCAGTGAGTGATTCTGGCAGCAGCCAGTGAACTGCCATGAGTTTGGGGAGGACAGACAGCACAGAACttcagctcctgccaggctATGGGGCTCTTTGTCAAACACCCCCTTACACAGCTTTGCCCAGTGCTTGAATTTTCAAGAGCAGCTCCACATCACAGAGGCCTTGATAGTGAGGCTGGTTGaggcagctcctgtgcctcACACTTACCCTTCTTTTATACCCCATTGATTCAGATGAGTTCAGTGTCTTCATTTCTAGACACCCCCCAGGGGTGTCCCCATGCAGGAAATCATCCTCTTGCTTGTCCATGCCGTAGGTCCAAGAAGCCTCAGCAACTCCTCCTATCTCTTCCCCCTGACACTGCTGCACtatcagaatcacagaatcagaatattctgagctggaagggaaccAAAAGGACCAACAAGTCCAACTCTTAGGTGAATGGCCCATTtggggatcaaacccacaatCCTGGAATTATTAGCACCATCCTCTAACCAGCTATGGCAGTACCAGCAATTGTTCAGGGGTATAtatagaaaagaaaggaaataaaaggccATTGAATATGaagggctttaaaaaaatattttaatgcatacTTTCCAGCTGCACATTAAGCATAGAGCATATGTTTCTTTCTCACTTGCAATAACAGATTTTATGTCCTTCCTCATTGCCAATAAAGCAGTTAAACTGTTGTAGAAAACTGCACAGACaacattaaacaaaagaaacaccCAAGAAAAAGTCCTTACAATGGGGACATGGGAGGGAATTGTGCAAGTACCAGTGCCACCTTAGCAGACTGTTCTCAGTTTACATCAGGATATTCCAGTTTATGGCAGTTTGAAGCCAAATTTGGGATGGTGATTGAAAATCCATGTTAGCTCTCTTATTTTGAAGTATGTGCTGCATTTTGCTAAGCCTGAAAATCAAGGCAGAGAACAAGAGCAACCAACTCCCCTGCCCGCCATGTACACAGGAGCAGGGTGACACTGGCGTAGACAG from Corvus cornix cornix isolate S_Up_H32 chromosome 14, ASM73873v5, whole genome shotgun sequence includes the following:
- the IL20RB gene encoding interleukin-20 receptor subunit beta isoform X1 → MRFPGWEPGDLRCVTGCECGKSLSKMPPKLICLFLCALSAPKLSGGDVLLPAPQSISILSTNMKHFLTWSPVIVQGATVRYSVEFQGEYEREYANGSWIPISECSLTTATVCNITEDISATVAYKLRVRAELGATRSRWGTMKGFFNRVTTSLTPPLLRVLADGYHLLVELADMGPAFQFRVLYWKKGHESRVQQKVMKEVNSMVHLDTMEAGAEYCVKAQTHVEAINRSSSFSPTHCVRAQRDTSVWLVTALTSSAGFAVAALTLPFLTWKISKICQYSCCPVAVLPDTLKESEPPTQLILHGSEEAEKCDLMVVVTPSEEVLQLWIQKTL
- the IL20RB gene encoding interleukin-20 receptor subunit beta isoform X2 gives rise to the protein MKHFLTWSPVIVQGATVRYSVEFQGEYEREYANGSWIPISECSLTTATVCNITEDISATVAYKLRVRAELGATRSRWGTMKGFFNRVTTSLTPPLLRVLADGYHLLVELADMGPAFQFRVLYWKKGHESRVQQKVMKEVNSMVHLDTMEAGAEYCVKAQTHVEAINRSSSFSPTHCVRAQRDTSVWLVTALTSSAGFAVAALTLPFLTWKISKICQYSCCPVAVLPDTLKESEPPTQLILHGSEEAEKCDLMVVVTPSEEVLQLWIQKTL